ATTTGTGCCTCATCACATTATCCTTATTTTAAATGATAGTATTCACATTAATTTACCTttctcttatttaattttattatattctaatttcTACTTAAATTGAGAgcttactaaaaataatatctctatTTTCATAAGTATCAAGAGATTCCActttattcttattatatttattaaatatggtAATATAGATAGTaagcaaaattaaaataaaaataatgttattttttcacTGTTAACACGAAATATTTTTGCACATTCCAATAAATCCTTGAAATTTCATAATATTATGCTATACTCCCTTTCatcttatattaattaaatttcggagatattttttattttttaaattaacttaattgtttaaatttcaaaattatttttatatttttttaattttattttttatttaaattttaaatatgataacttcaataaatttaataatataacaagATTAAAATGaatacatttaatttatattttaatttaattttcttaaaggacgtaaaacattttaaaaatttaattaacacGAAGccatattattatgatttaaaaaaatcttttgatgatttttttgggAAGTGTGCATTGTGCTTATGCACGCATCATCGAGATATTTGTTCTTGTTTGGTAGTCATTGTTTGCTGCACAGTCACAATTTTTACTATTTAGAAAAAACGTACAAGTATTCCTTCAACTTATGTTCAAAATTTagagatatatttatattatattatggtcatattactttttaaacttattttataagtaattttttaattcttttttgatttatatgacactaatttgaaaaagaatgtcAATCAGCATTAGCCTCATAATATAGTGTAACAAAGACTGAAAAGGAATAATATAGTGTAATGTAGACTGAAAAgggaatagaaaattattaaaaaaataagttcaagaagataatgagatcttagtataatataagcgtgtctctgaaattttagACATAGATTGAGAGATACTTATACGTTAtcctaataatttaaaatataaataaataaaattatcaaaaatacaatatttattatataaatatatatataaattatttctaccatatataattatataaaattatgtaatttttattttaacccCTCAATCTTATTTGATTCCACGATATATAAAAACATTAGGGCAAGGAAATATGGGCAGACACTATTGCGATGTCAACCCTGCGACCCGACAGTTAATAGACACTGTATTTTGAGCCCACGTTTGGTATGTTGTGCTTCGCTGTCCTACATTGCACAAAAAATATATGGTAAATATTTGTAACTacttttgatatttatgtttattaatttaacgtaaatattgaatattaataaaattaaaattagatttatTAATTTCTACTGTTAAAATTGTCTAATATTGTATAACGAGACAATATTTATTATCAATTCATTTACGATTTCTGTGAAAAATTTGATACTCAtcacaatatatttatatttataattaaagtgcGGACAAAAATATATGAGAGCATCTAACATTGGATGGATCAATATAATTGAGAGAGAATGAGAATCATCCAAACAATATAAAGAAACGAAAACTCTTATTCAGAATTGATATGAGAAATCTAGCACGCTTCAAACTAAAATCTGATATCCTTCATTTGACGTATATAGAAGGAAGTATTACTCTCTatacatacatatcataatttgATCATCTATAACgaaaatattttacaatttatttGACTCTACTTAAATCTTTCTCTATCCAATTTTAACACCAAATGTCCTGTAACATTTATCAAGTcctaacaataatatattatttgtgaatttttgaaagATAGTAAAGTTGTTTCTGCtagtagaaaaaataattcagTATTTCAGTAGGTACAGAAATTCATATTTAACACATTACAACTGtccaataataaatttatctatccatattatttaatttctctATGTCTGTTGAAGATAGGACTATTCTGACTTTGCTGAGTTGTTCTTCATCAAACTTATTCAACAAATCTAGGCTAccaatacttttttttaaaaaaaaatattcatcaaataaattCCATGAAAATCATGAGATAtcgaaacaaataaataattaaaattttggagTATTCTAGGAAAGAGGGGTGGTGTACTcatgttttataatttttgtaaggAAGCAGTACAatatatagatattttaattaattttgacaGCTAAGGGAAAATGCATCTTGTGTTCTTATAGAATGTTGTGAATTATTATTAAGCGAACGCTCATGGAACTCGTTAGCGCGTCTCGatgcattttaatatattttgatctAAGACCCGCTCAGAAAACGTCTTGGAATATGGTtctgttaaagaatgacaaaagtccaaatcggtggttaatgagatgggtggactcgtTGAACAATTTTTCTCCCTTTGAGTTAACTTTTGAGGTGTGAGTTATGCCTAAGACTTAATTCAATATGGTACTAGAGCAGGGTCCGTCTCGCCGAATGTTGGGACCCCCAAATGCTAAGCAtaggtggttaatgagatgaggTGTAACTCTCACATTGATGGTTAATGAGATGTGTAGACGCCTATGAGGCTCGGACAATCCTCTAATATTTCGTCGGTGTTAaggaatgacaaaagtctcacatcgCTATgaggcttggacaatcctctAATATTTCGTCGGTCTTAAAGGAATGACCAAAGTCTCACATCGCTATgaggcttggacaatcctctAATATTTCGTCGATCttaaaagaatgacaaaagtctcacatcgCTATGAGCCTTGGACAATCCTTTAATATTTCGTCGGTCTTAAGAGAATTATTTTACCcaaacattttaaaatcaagCATACCAAACTTACTAGTTTGATTGCATTGGGTTGAGCTGGGTTATGCATAACCGATGAAGATTTTGAGACGAACTTATGTTTAGACTTTAGTTATTTGAGGCCCAAGAGTGCTTCAATTACAAGCCCATTACTTTAAACAAGTGAACTATAGCCCAACTACTGAGAGCCCAAATTGAAAACTAAGCCTCCACCCCTTTTGGACTGGTTTATACATTTAAGCCCAAAATGAAAGAGCATAGACTTTTCTTACACTTATGCCCCTATGTTGTGTTGGTCAATAGTTTTTAGTTTATCTCCTAAACCAAAGtattatttttcacaaaaatcaacccatttaaagagtaaaaattaaaaatcaatttatttgaaGAACAAATCATGCAATTAAACTGTTCTCCTAAAGAATTTTTATGCCAATTATATATCTGTTTGTTAATAATACACATTGAAATCTCACGAGTAGAATACAAGGaaggaaaaatatatgcaaacgTCAACAAATTCAAGTATAAAGAATGAGgcagtaaaaaaaatatataagaagtaaCGTTTAAGTAGTTTACAAAGAagcaaaacaataataaaatagtatttataattaatattatatatatatatatatatatatatatatatatatatatataatttttttttcgaataattggaaaagaaaatagtaaatGACTAGGGTCAAAATTGGAAGAATAAAATACTTATCTCCTTGTTAAAAccccctaaaaccctaaacccattTTCATCAAGGCCGCTAAAAGAGTACTGAAGAATGAGACCTCCAAGAGGACGTGGTGGTGGCGGATTTAGGGGCGGCAGAGATGGCGGCGGCCGTGGTTTCAGAGGCGGCGGCGGAGGACGTGGCGGTGGCCGGTTTCCTCCTCGAGATGAAGGTCCCCCTTCTGAAGTCGTAGGTATGTAGTGTGGATGTTCAATGAGCTTCGGATTTATTCGTCtgtttactttttcatattttgaatcgTTAATGAAATTTCTAGTTCCGCcgcataaaattaaaattgataccGAAGTACACTTGGCCTTTATAATGAAATATTGTTATAGACATGTCTGATTATATAAGCTATTATCTAAGTTGCTCAGACTCTCCTAAATTGTTGTCATATACACCTGTCgatatttttttaagagttCGAGCAACATAGGTTATCATTGTATGGGTAAAGATATGGTTTTGATTGGTAATATTTTGCAGAGGTGTCTTCTTTTATGCACGCATGTGAAGGAGATGCAGTGACAAAGCTGACAAATGAAAAAATCCCTTATTTTAATGCACCAATTTATCTTCAGAACAAGACACAGATTGGGAAAGTTGATGAGATTTTTGGTCCTATTAATGAATCCGTAAGTAATCTCGTTTTGTGCTGTGATTTTGCTTACGGTTTACTGATGCTATATTTAGCTTTTAATTGTTGTTGTggtttttttaaattaagatGCTGGAAGGGGATTTAAGGTACTTTTGACTTATATATTGGTGTTAGTGTTTAAATTGAATGGTTGAAAAGTTAAGTTGATAGAGAAATCATCTCATCattcttttaaatttgaatcTTTAATGAATTTGAAAGCTTTGGAAATTGTGCAGTTGTACAAAAGTGAAATAATGTCAAATGTTTTGGAACATTACGAAGAGTGTTActcgtttttttttctttgacatGTTTTCTAGAGTTCAAGAGAAATTATTGAAATGATTTTCTTGTGGAGAAGAAAGGAAAGTTGTTACCTTTTTTAGCTCAATAGGGAGCCGTAACTAGAGAGACTTGCTTAGTGGTGATCTTAACTTGTTTCTTGACGTGGACAATAGAATCAGGAACTCATGGTTGGGGCACCTTGATAAAGAAAGTTGGGGACGTTGGTCCTAACTTCTTACTTCCTTTGGGGTCGAATTGGTTGCTTTTAAATGCTGAAAGTAATGATATTTGGTTATGATTCATGCAGCTTTTTTCGATTAAGATGATGGAGGGAATCATTGCAACTTCATATTCAGCTGGTGATAAGTTTTACATTGACCCAGCTAAGCTTTTGCCACTGGCGAGATTTCTTCCACAGCCCAAGTACGTTTTCTTGCTTTACTTCATGCTTCGTTTCTCTGGATATTCTTGAACGCCTCATGAGCTATGCTATTGAGTGACAATGACAATGGTTTATGTTCAAGAACAACTTGTAAAAGATAAGACTTTCAGACGTTTATGTAGTAGAATGGCCTAAGGGGTACCTTGATGATGCCGAGAGGAGATGCAACTTGTATAGTTTTCGGAATCACATGCTTTACAAATACTGTGTTGTGATTCTAAATAGCCTGGGATGTTCCATATTGTTCTTGCTTTTTGATATCTATGATCCATTGCTAAACAATTCTGTGTTCACTGTTTCAGGGGAGCACAACAAGCTTTTAGAGGCGGTGGACGAGGTGGAGGAAGAGGTGGTAGAGGTGGACGTGGAGGCGGTGGTGGTTTTCGTGGAGCTAGaggtggaggtggtggttttCGTGGGGGTAGAGGACCTCCCCGAGGTGGCCGTGGAGGCGGTTTTAGGGGTAGAGGgagattttaaaaagaaatatgatgtacttttgattttctctattttgattTGTAATTCTGAATGCTGTGAGAACTCAATTGAGAGAATGTTATCATTAGTTCCTTTTCGATGTTAATGAAATTAGCTCTCCTTTATCTTCATCTTGAACTAATTTAGACAGTAGTTTTGCATCATAATTTAAACGCCAACAATTTAATTAATGGCATTATCTATTTGTTCTTGTTGAGTCTTGGTTTGTATTTTGTGTTTGGTCTTTTATGGAATAATTTGTTTCATAATCTAAAGAAGCAATTGTGTCACAATTAGctaattgtttttaattaagttttaaataagttaattcaGTCCTTTTAATAAGATATGTGTGTTTTTGGGGGGGAAGAGTTGGTACGGGCATCCAACACAAAATGCAGACACAATAATATTCAGAGAGTTAAAGACAAGTAGACAATAGACTAGTTTAACTGATAAATATGGCAAAGTGCCTCTTTCAATGTATTGTATTAGGAGTACTATTTAGAAGACACTTTGTCCATGGGCAGAACTTACAGTTCACAagatttagaaagaaaaaaacaaacgGAAAACTGAGGTCCAAGCCAGTAAACATCAAATGGATAAAGTTCTGCCAAAATATGTTGAATgcagaaaataaatgtggagaacTAAGTGAACTCCATGCTTTTCATggttttatttttgagaaagaaaaaagcCATCACAGGCCTCATTCTTACGCCTCCCATCCTCGAAGAACGGTTGCTCTAGCTACACGGTTAACACCTAAGGTGAAGGCGCCCATTCGGAGGTCACAGTTGTGAGTCTTGCACATATCCTTGACATCTTTAAAACCTCTTGTCATGTATGTCTTCAACTCATCATTCACTTTTTTCTCATCCCACATAAAGCCTTGGATGTTCTAGCATTACAGAATCGATCAAAAAAGTTGATTAGCTGACTGATTAATATGAGCTCTTGGAAGTTTAACATGTTCTTTCAGTGCATAACAGAGAAGACTACAGAACAGAAAACATGCAGAGGTATTGTACCTGGACCCACTCAAAATAACTGACGGTGACACCACCCGAGTTGGCATAAATATCCGGTAGGATGGTGACTCCTTTCTTTGACAAAATCTGCAGAGGATTAGAGAATTAGTTAAGATGCTGCAGGTGTATTGTGTGTCTAAAATGACTATTACAGTAGCTTATACGTCGTTTTTTAGCTTTTGCTTAGGACGCAGACCTAGAGGCTGTTTCCAAAGGATCCTCAAAGTCAAACAAATCGAGGTAGTTATGAAAAGGAAAAACGCCAAGCAACTAATAACGAAAGGAAAGAATTATTGCACTGACCTCATCAGCTTCTGGATCAGTTGGATGGTTAGCAGCCTCAATAATATATTTGGCTTTAATTTCATTTGCGTTATCCCTACAAAGAAtaattcaaagatatcacaAATATGAAACAGAAAGGCTTTTCGATAACTAGTAGATTTATGCAAAATCATGAAACGTACTTGTTGATTACTCCACCGAGGGCAGCTGGGATAAGAACATCACAGTCTTCTACCAGTATTGAATTTGCATCAATTGGATGTGCATCATGGAAACCTTTAACTCCACGAGTTTCCTTCACGTGTTTGAATAGGCTTTCTATGTCGATTCCCTTCTCATTCTTTATGGCACCAGTTATGTCACTCACTGCTACAACTTTCCCACCTTGCTCATGGATGAGTTTTGCAGCCCAGGAACCAACATTACCAAATCCCTGAGATGAAGAAAACAATTATCAAAATTCGCCTGCTTGTCCACGGATCACTAACAACAAACATTCTCAACCAATCTATCTGACAACCTAGATGTTGTCGTTATTGAAAACAAAAATGTGTGCTTTTGTTATGGACTCTATCCATGCTTGGATATTGAATCATCGTagaataaatttgaatattttgactGTGCTAACCTGTATAACAAAACGCTGACCAGCAACACTCTTCCCATGCTCATTAAGCAGGGCTTCTGTAGCAAAGAGAGCCCCCCTTCCAGTAGCTGCATCTCTGCCTAGAGATCCACCGAGATCCTGTCATAAAGTATTATATTATACTCCTCTCCTAAGctcaaattaacaaataattcaCCGAAATAGATATGAAGTCATTTCCTCTTCAAACTTTGTGCATAATCTAATCTAGGATATTTTCGGCATACTTACAACAGGTTTTCCAGTTACCACAGCAGGTGAATAACCATGAAATTTTGAGTACTCGTCTAAAATCCATGCCATTGTCTGCACAAAGCAATTAACAGTCCAGTTAGATGAATGACATTTTTTTCCATCAACTGAAATGCTAAGCCCCTGAAATTAATTTTCCACATACCTGAGGATTTGTTCCCATATCTGGTGCAGGAACATCGGTGTGAATTCCGATTAGGTCATGTATTTTTTGAGTAAATACTCGAGTAAGTCGTTCCAACTCAGAGATACTCAGGTCACTAGGACTACATCCTATTCCTCCTTTAGCCCCACCATATGGTATATTGGCGACCGCTGTCTTCCATGTCATTAGCTGTGCTAATGCATTCACCTCATCAGGATCAACCTACATAAAACACCAAAAAATGACCATAAATCATATGCTACATCAGACAACTATAAATGTTGCTAGGAACCTCTAAAATGTCATTGCACCAGTGTCAAATCCTCCTAAAAAGTGTAACTTTAGGACGACTTGACAGGCGAGGCTGCATCTTTAAGGATCTCAGCAACACAGTCTATATACTATTTGTGTTACAAACAGCATAATGAGTAATGATCTATCATAGACAAGAAAAACAACCTCCGGGTGGTATCTGATTCCGCCTTTCATAGGCCCTCGTGCATTGTCGTGCTGTACCCTGAATCCAACAAAAGATGCCAATGTGCCATCATCCTTCGGTATAGTACACTCCACCTATAAGTTTTGCACAAATCAgtccttttttctttaataaaactgaaaaaagacacacacacacaccaaaaAATCTGTCCGCTAAGCACAATAATCTAACCACCTATAAAAACACAagcctgattctgaaaaatccATTAGAAGTCTCAAAAGTTCAACTCAAACTCAGTAATGCTAAACACGAAAACCAAAATCATGTTGCCCGGACTCTTTAGAAAAAGTGACAGGTGCGTATCAGATCCTCCAAAAGAACTGAATTTTAGAATAATCCAACATATCTGCAGcgacatttttgaagaatccGAGCAACATAGAAAACCAGAACAAACTTCTGTTTACTTCCCAAATTGGACACACAAACTACAACTTTGCATCAAAGGTTGAAGCCTCTTTTCATCAAAACATAATTAGGCAAAACATGATCTTTAACCCAGTTTCAAGATCCTAGCACCCAAAccaatggggggggggggtatctTCAATTTTAAGAACCCCTATTTTACATCCCCAAACAAAAAAGAACCCCTTTTTCACAccccaaacaaaaaaaagaaccCCCTTCTACACCCAAAAGatcatttaaaacaaaaaaaaacagcaaAAAAGAACTCCCTTTTTGCAcccaaacaaatttaaaaagaacAACTTTTTGCGCCcaaaaagatcaatttttttatcatcttgATGACTACAGACAGAGAAAATAAATTACCTTAATTTCTCTGAAAGGGATTAGCAGACTTAGTTCCAACTTTGAGTCTAAACCAAGAAGCCTAGCTGCCAGCTTAAAATTTCTATTAGTTGCTGCTAAAGCATTCATGTTTTCTCCAAAAAGAGTAcctaaaaaatatcaaaaaattaaggagaaaaaaagaatcaaaatcaatcaaagatcagatttttaacaagaaaaaaaggGTCAATCAAGAAGTATTTATACTTGATTTTTTCAGCTAGATCTCAgtagatataaatatttatttaattttccatGTGGAAAAAATGGACAGCTTATTACTactataattttcaaaaatttgtcaTCAGCACGTCTTAATCCttatccaaattttttttcttaccaaaaaaaaattaataatcaagAAGTCAATAATCAGAGGCTGCAGCAAATtgatcaagaaaaaatattgaacatgcagaattataatataattaggCTAATATATATAGTATAGTGTATAGTTTATAATACTCAATTTGTCAGCATAATTATCTGCCCACCGTCaactattaattaaaaaaaaagtaatacaaCATGCACATTGAGTAATGACTCCTCTTCCATTTTTGCATTTTCGAGTCCTTTTCCTTTTCTCCACTACAATGATTGACTTTCTTTATATGAAATGCGATATTATCAGATAATTTAacatgttattaaaaaaataatatgtatttaatttaCTCTTGACTTATTATAATGtattactatttaataataacaataacaacatctATATATTTGATGTGAGATCTAAAAAAAAGTGATATGTATaccattttgtttttatttttgatttatatactattttgttattatgtgaataCTAATTAAGTTAAGTTAGTTATACTTATCTTTTAAAGTATTTGATTGTgtaaactttatttatttaattttatagatTGATGATGTATGCTTTATATTTTTCCATTTCTATTTAGTTGTTCAATTTAAAAGTGACACACATATTTAGGCACCAATTATTATTATAGGATAGTTACAATTTTATTCTTAACTTAAAAGATTATGTAACTCTCCtagtataataaatatattttctggtTTCAAAAAGCATGCATTACAATTTAgtagtattaaaaaaaagttagaattaaataagagcatattagaaaaaaagatcattatctttttttgatttgttaaaatgaacaagtaaatagaaataggtataaaaaaatatgaacaaataaataaggaCAGAGAGAGTATTCTCTTACGTTaacaaactaaaagaaaaaggatTTTTAGTGACATACTCTAAAAAGTGTTGGTTAATGTTACCTTTTCTATTTCACTTTATTAAGTGGTCTTCTTTTTTCCTTGTTAgatgatgattttattattcttagtTTCTGATCAATTTATGTTGATataaaagatttattttatcatgCCTAAAAAAAGGGAGAATAAAGGAATATTAGtcgtttattttttttcaaaactttgttatatgagttatatataactaattattgtttttctttttttattattatattagattTTTAGTGAATAGATAAACTTATCTATTATTGTAGGACAATTCAAATTTGAGTTTCTAAATGAACCCTACACCAATTGAGTACACAATTTTTAGGTGCAACTGGAAACTAAATTTGACCCCAAAATAAAGGAGAAGCCATTTCAAACTTGAAGTATATATGGTTATAAGGGGGCAATAAAAAGACCATGTTTTATGTAATAATTGAAAATTACATGTATAGGGtaaagctaaaaataaaaaataaaaagttctttgtgctttttctttatttatccCTTTTCTTATATTAATCTTATTATACGTATGTTCTGACAG
The sequence above is a segment of the Solanum lycopersicum chromosome 10, SLM_r2.1 genome. Coding sequences within it:
- the gdh1 gene encoding glutamate dehydrogenase isoform X1 → MNALAATNRNFKLAARLLGLDSKLELSLLIPFREIKVECTIPKDDGTLASFVGFRVQHDNARGPMKGGIRYHPEVDPDEVNALAQLMTWKTAVANIPYGGAKGGIGCSPSDLSISELERLTRVFTQKIHDLIGIHTDVPAPDMGTNPQTMAWILDEYSKFHGYSPAVVTGKPVDLGGSLGRDAATGRGALFATEALLNEHGKSVAGQRFVIQGFGNVGSWAAKLIHEQGGKVVAVSDITGAIKNEKGIDIESLFKHVKETRGVKGFHDAHPIDANSILVEDCDVLIPAALGGVINKDNANEIKAKYIIEAANHPTDPEADEILSKKGVTILPDIYANSGGVTVSYFEWVQNIQGFMWDEKKVNDELKTYMTRGFKDVKDMCKTHNCDLRMGAFTLGVNRVARATVLRGWEA
- the LOC101246000 gene encoding putative H/ACA ribonucleoprotein complex subunit 1-like protein 1; its protein translation is MRPPRGRGGGGFRGGRDGGGRGFRGGGGGRGGGRFPPRDEGPPSEVVEVSSFMHACEGDAVTKLTNEKIPYFNAPIYLQNKTQIGKVDEIFGPINESLFSIKMMEGIIATSYSAGDKFYIDPAKLLPLARFLPQPKGAQQAFRGGGRGGGRGGRGGRGGGGGFRGARGGGGGFRGGRGPPRGGRGGGFRGRGRF